Proteins encoded by one window of Pan troglodytes isolate AG18354 chromosome 16, NHGRI_mPanTro3-v2.0_pri, whole genome shotgun sequence:
- the HAUS2 gene encoding HAUS augmin-like complex subunit 2 isoform X3: protein MNNHLEAVLKEKRSLRQRLLKPMCQENLPIEAVYHRYMVHLLELAVTFIERLETHLETIRNIPHLAANLKKMNQALAKMDILVTETEELAENILKWRKQQNEVSSCIPKILAEESYLYKHDIIMPPLPFTSKVHVQTINAK, encoded by the exons ATGAATAATCATTTGGAAGCAGTGCTGAAAGAGAAGAGATCCCTTAGGCAAAGACTGTTGAAACCCATGTGCCAGGAAAACTTACCTATTGAAGCTGTTTATCACAG atATATGGTACATTTGCTGGAGTTGGCTGTGACTTTCATTGAGAGATTAGAAACCCACCTTGAAACAATTAGAAATATTCCTCATTTAGCTGCAAATCTAAAGAAAATG AACCAGGCTTTAGCAAAGATGGATATATTGGTGACTGAGACAGAAGAACTGGCAGAGAATATACTCAAGTGGCGTAAACAACAAAACGAAGTTTCGTCTTGTATCCCCAAAATATTAGCTGAagaaagttatctttataaacatgatatTATAATGCCTCCTTTACCTTTTACTTCTAAAGTTCATGTCCAAACTATTAATGCCAAGTAG
- the HAUS2 gene encoding HAUS augmin-like complex subunit 2 isoform X4 has product MVHLLELAVTFIERLETHLETIRNIPHLAANLKKMNQALAKMDILVTETEELAENILKWRKQQNEVSSCIPKILAEESYLYKHDIIMPPLPFTSKVHVQTINAK; this is encoded by the exons ATGGTACATTTGCTGGAGTTGGCTGTGACTTTCATTGAGAGATTAGAAACCCACCTTGAAACAATTAGAAATATTCCTCATTTAGCTGCAAATCTAAAGAAAATG AACCAGGCTTTAGCAAAGATGGATATATTGGTGACTGAGACAGAAGAACTGGCAGAGAATATACTCAAGTGGCGTAAACAACAAAACGAAGTTTCGTCTTGTATCCCCAAAATATTAGCTGAagaaagttatctttataaacatgatatTATAATGCCTCCTTTACCTTTTACTTCTAAAGTTCATGTCCAAACTATTAATGCCAAGTAG